From the genome of Geothrix sp. 21YS21S-4, one region includes:
- a CDS encoding ABC transporter permease gives MDHRELASLALLAIRRNKTRTALTMLGIVIGVGAIIAMIGIGEGSRRASLRLIQTMGSNTLIVFNGGSAGGNTRMGPMAIGSVEVLREEDAALIEQELGGSGVAAAMPQVRTSAAAVFRNNSYVTSVQGAGTSFMRIQGWSLRVGRPFTTGEVRREAKVCLLGTTVATNLFPGVADPTGQTIRIGRLPFEVIGVLESKGAGMMGDQDDVVVAPYSTVMRKIMGRDRIQNILVSAREGQAAAAEREITALLRQRLRLAAGEESPFTIRKQDDLVKMMNQQADVMTAFLAFAAGISLIVGGIGISNIMLVSVTDRTREIGVRRAVGATRRSVLLQFLVEATLVAALGGAAGVVLAAAANAVMDRFFAIPAVTQPWAVALGLGFSSVIGLAAGLLPAVKASRLDVIDALRHE, from the coding sequence ATGGACCATCGGGAACTCGCCTCCCTCGCGCTGCTCGCCATCCGCCGCAACAAGACGCGGACCGCCCTGACCATGCTGGGGATCGTCATCGGCGTGGGCGCCATCATCGCCATGATCGGAATCGGCGAGGGCTCCCGCCGCGCGTCGCTGCGGCTCATCCAGACGATGGGCTCCAACACCCTGATCGTGTTCAACGGCGGCAGCGCCGGAGGGAACACGCGGATGGGCCCCATGGCCATCGGGAGCGTGGAGGTCCTGCGGGAGGAGGACGCGGCGCTGATCGAGCAGGAACTCGGCGGATCCGGCGTCGCGGCGGCCATGCCCCAGGTCCGCACCTCGGCCGCGGCGGTGTTCCGCAACAACAGCTACGTGACCAGCGTCCAGGGCGCCGGGACCTCGTTCATGAGGATCCAGGGATGGAGCCTCCGCGTGGGGCGGCCCTTCACCACCGGCGAAGTGCGCCGCGAGGCGAAGGTCTGCCTCCTGGGCACGACCGTCGCGACGAACCTGTTTCCGGGCGTCGCAGATCCCACGGGCCAGACCATCCGCATCGGCCGCCTGCCCTTCGAGGTGATCGGCGTCCTGGAATCCAAGGGCGCCGGGATGATGGGCGACCAGGACGACGTGGTGGTGGCGCCCTACTCCACCGTCATGCGCAAGATCATGGGCCGCGACCGCATCCAGAACATCCTCGTCAGCGCGCGGGAAGGGCAGGCCGCCGCGGCGGAGCGGGAGATCACGGCCCTCTTGCGCCAGCGGCTGCGCCTCGCGGCCGGCGAGGAATCGCCCTTCACCATCCGCAAGCAGGACGACCTGGTGAAGATGATGAACCAGCAGGCGGACGTGATGACGGCGTTCCTCGCCTTCGCCGCCGGCATCTCCCTGATCGTGGGCGGCATCGGGATCTCCAACATCATGCTGGTGAGCGTCACCGACCGCACCCGCGAGATCGGCGTCCGCCGCGCCGTGGGCGCCACGCGCCGGAGCGTGCTCCTGCAGTTCCTGGTGGAGGCCACCCTGGTCGCGGCCCTGGGAGGCGCCGCCGGCGTCGTCCTGGCGGCCGCGGCCAATGCCGTCATGGATCGCTTCTTCGCCATTCCCGCCGTGACCCAGCCCTGGGCCGTGGCCCTGGGGCTGGGATTCAGCTCCGTGATCGGGCTCGCCGCCGGCCTGCTTCCGGCGGTGAAGGCCTCGCGCCTGGACGTGATCGACGCCCTGCGGCACGAGTAG
- the bioA gene encoding adenosylmethionine--8-amino-7-oxononanoate transaminase: MPTPLPSDWSDRLALDRAHVWHPFTQMQVHEADPPVPVVGGEGCDLLLANGERVLDGISSWWTCLHGHGHPRLVSALERQAAKLDHVMFAGFTHEPALELVARLRPKLPPNLTRAFFSDNGSTAVEVALKMAFQAQLQRGEKGRDRFGALRGGYHGDTLGAVGVGELENFMTGLFRPLLLNCERLDVPEDPRRDLAPDLTHWPERLDAARQSIRAFFATHGERLAAFIAEPLLQCAGGMRMWPPELLQELRAQCDAHGVYLVLDEVATGFGRTGTFLASEQAGVAPDLLCLSKGLTGGTLPLSLTWGTEEIYGHFWGEPSSGRAFLHGHSYTANPAACAVACASLALFDDQPVLANAAALHGAMVDAFTALAGHPAVRRARVLGTIGACQLVDPATGEAHPPEARFGWRLHRRALDRGLLVRPIGDCLYLMPPLNTPPKRIREAADTLGDLLAG, encoded by the coding sequence ATGCCCACGCCCCTTCCCTCCGACTGGTCCGATCGCCTGGCCCTGGACCGCGCCCACGTCTGGCATCCCTTCACCCAGATGCAGGTCCACGAGGCGGATCCGCCTGTGCCGGTGGTGGGGGGCGAGGGCTGCGACCTGCTGCTGGCCAACGGCGAGCGGGTGCTGGACGGGATCTCCAGCTGGTGGACCTGCCTCCACGGCCACGGCCATCCGCGGCTGGTGAGCGCCCTGGAACGGCAGGCGGCGAAGCTCGATCACGTGATGTTCGCGGGCTTCACCCACGAGCCCGCCCTGGAACTGGTGGCGCGGCTCCGCCCCAAGCTGCCGCCGAACCTCACCCGCGCGTTCTTTTCGGACAACGGCAGCACGGCCGTGGAGGTCGCGCTGAAGATGGCCTTCCAGGCGCAGCTCCAGCGCGGCGAAAAGGGCCGCGACCGCTTCGGCGCGCTCCGCGGCGGCTACCACGGCGACACCCTGGGCGCCGTGGGCGTGGGCGAGCTGGAGAACTTCATGACGGGACTCTTCCGGCCCCTCCTCCTGAACTGCGAGCGCCTCGACGTCCCCGAGGATCCGCGGCGGGACCTGGCGCCGGATCTCACACACTGGCCCGAGCGCCTGGACGCCGCGCGGCAATCCATCCGCGCCTTCTTCGCCACCCATGGGGAGCGCCTCGCGGCCTTCATCGCGGAGCCCCTGCTCCAGTGCGCCGGCGGAATGCGGATGTGGCCGCCGGAACTGCTTCAGGAACTCCGCGCCCAGTGCGACGCCCACGGCGTGTACCTGGTCCTCGACGAAGTGGCCACGGGCTTCGGCCGCACGGGCACCTTCCTCGCGTCCGAACAAGCCGGCGTGGCGCCCGACCTGCTCTGCCTGTCGAAGGGCCTAACGGGCGGGACGCTGCCGCTGTCGCTCACTTGGGGGACGGAGGAGATCTACGGCCACTTCTGGGGCGAGCCGTCGTCGGGCCGGGCCTTCCTCCACGGCCACAGCTACACGGCCAATCCCGCGGCCTGCGCCGTGGCCTGCGCCAGCCTCGCCCTGTTCGACGACCAGCCCGTCCTGGCGAACGCCGCGGCCCTGCATGGCGCGATGGTGGACGCCTTCACCGCCCTGGCCGGCCATCCTGCGGTTCGCCGGGCGCGGGTCCTGGGCACCATCGGCGCGTGCCAATTGGTGGACCCGGCGACGGGCGAAGCCCATCCTCCCGAGGCCCGCTTCGGGTGGCGGCTCCACCGGCGGGCCCTGGATCGCGGCCTGCTGGTCCGCCCCATCGGCGACTGCCTCTACCTGATGCCGCCGCTGAACACGCCGCCCAAGCGGATCCGCGAAGCCGCGGACACCCTCGGCGATCTGCTGGCGGGTTGA
- a CDS encoding mechanosensitive ion channel family protein, whose protein sequence is MFTSFLQPIAVQGLWIKAQKLGLVLLTCLAILWGVALVVRAVRRAVDDGNDDVTSDAERRAETLGSVLTNAARVVVVAFFLLMTLQEFGVNIGPLVAGAGVAGVALGFGAQSLVKDVISGFFLLMENQFGVGDIVNVDDKHVGTVERMTLRITQLRDSEGRAHFVPNGSIVRVVVLSKDFARALVDVEVSYETDPDQVFEVLREAGRAVHEAHPTRALEPLEVKGIEILGASGYTVRTLTKTAPGAQWEVARELRRRILLAFRDARIEIPYPQRVVHHRGDPAVPLELADSGE, encoded by the coding sequence ATGTTCACTTCGTTCCTCCAGCCCATTGCCGTCCAGGGCCTCTGGATCAAGGCCCAGAAGCTGGGCCTCGTCCTGCTCACCTGCCTGGCGATCCTCTGGGGCGTGGCCCTGGTGGTCCGCGCCGTCCGCCGGGCCGTGGACGACGGGAACGACGACGTGACCTCCGATGCCGAGCGCCGGGCCGAGACCCTCGGATCCGTCCTCACCAACGCCGCGCGGGTCGTGGTGGTGGCCTTCTTCCTGCTGATGACCCTGCAGGAGTTCGGGGTCAACATCGGCCCCCTGGTGGCCGGCGCCGGCGTGGCGGGCGTGGCGCTGGGCTTCGGCGCCCAGAGCCTGGTGAAGGACGTCATCAGCGGGTTCTTCCTGCTGATGGAGAACCAGTTCGGCGTGGGCGACATCGTCAATGTGGACGACAAGCACGTGGGGACCGTGGAGCGCATGACGCTGCGGATCACCCAGCTCCGCGATTCCGAGGGCCGGGCCCACTTCGTGCCGAACGGCTCCATCGTCCGCGTCGTGGTCCTCTCCAAGGATTTCGCCCGGGCGCTGGTGGATGTGGAGGTCAGCTACGAGACCGATCCGGACCAGGTCTTCGAGGTGCTGCGGGAGGCGGGCCGGGCGGTCCACGAGGCCCATCCCACCCGGGCGCTGGAGCCCCTGGAAGTGAAGGGCATCGAGATCCTGGGGGCCAGCGGCTACACCGTCCGCACCCTTACCAAGACCGCGCCCGGCGCCCAGTGGGAAGTGGCGCGGGAACTGCGGCGGCGGATCCTGCTGGCCTTCCGCGACGCCCGGATCGAGATCCCCTATCCCCAGCGGGTGGTCCACCACCGGGGCGATCCCGCCGTGCCGCTGGAACTGGCCGACTCAGGAGAGTGA
- a CDS encoding efflux RND transporter periplasmic adaptor subunit, with protein MRIRAASLVLVLGAASLLAATYALKRSPAPAWRTVQVDRGAVAQHIKASGTLNALIQVSVGTQVSGVVTALYADFNSLVKKGQIIALIDPTVSEAQLSGAKAAVLKAQAAYDNAKADLARYRALGEAKLVSASDLDARVSAFQSAQGVLDAARAECVKAEINLAYCTIRAPVDGVVVSRVVDVGQTVAASFSTPSLFVIAQDLSQMQLKAAIDEADIGQVEAGQSVAFTVSSFPDRTFEGRVREVQLNPTTSNNVVTYTVVMDVANVPRAGTSRGDYILYPGMTAHVDITTARRTDVLRVPNLALRFDPGTVQGTVAALGQERLWLAENGSLRPVAVTAGLSDGQFTEVSGSDLREGMAVATGVQPSAKDTKAASAAASPLGPKGPGGPPPP; from the coding sequence ATGCGAATCCGCGCGGCAAGCCTCGTCCTTGTCCTGGGGGCCGCGTCGCTCCTCGCGGCGACCTACGCCCTGAAACGCTCCCCGGCGCCCGCCTGGCGCACCGTCCAGGTGGACCGCGGGGCCGTCGCCCAGCACATCAAGGCCAGCGGCACCCTGAACGCGCTGATCCAGGTGTCCGTGGGAACGCAGGTCTCCGGCGTCGTCACGGCGCTGTACGCGGACTTCAACAGCCTCGTGAAGAAGGGCCAGATCATCGCCCTGATCGATCCGACGGTCTCCGAGGCGCAGCTCAGCGGCGCCAAGGCCGCGGTGCTCAAGGCGCAGGCGGCCTACGACAACGCCAAGGCGGACCTCGCCCGCTACCGCGCGCTGGGGGAAGCCAAGCTGGTGTCGGCCTCCGATCTCGATGCCCGGGTCTCGGCCTTCCAGAGCGCCCAGGGGGTTCTGGACGCCGCCCGCGCGGAGTGCGTCAAGGCGGAGATCAACCTCGCGTACTGCACCATCCGCGCCCCGGTGGACGGGGTGGTGGTCTCGCGGGTGGTGGACGTGGGCCAGACGGTGGCCGCCAGCTTCAGCACGCCCAGCCTGTTCGTGATCGCCCAGGATCTGTCGCAGATGCAGCTCAAGGCGGCCATTGACGAGGCGGACATCGGCCAGGTGGAAGCGGGGCAGTCCGTGGCCTTCACCGTCAGCAGCTTCCCGGACCGCACCTTCGAGGGCCGCGTGCGGGAGGTCCAGCTCAATCCGACCACCAGCAACAACGTGGTGACCTACACGGTGGTGATGGACGTGGCCAACGTCCCGCGGGCGGGAACCTCGCGCGGGGACTACATCCTGTATCCCGGCATGACCGCCCACGTGGACATCACCACCGCGCGGCGGACGGACGTTCTGCGCGTTCCGAACCTGGCGCTGCGGTTCGATCCCGGGACGGTCCAGGGAACTGTCGCCGCCCTGGGCCAGGAGCGGCTGTGGCTCGCGGAGAACGGCTCGCTCCGCCCCGTGGCTGTGACGGCGGGACTCAGCGACGGCCAGTTCACGGAGGTCTCCGGCTCCGACCTGCGGGAGGGGATGGCGGTGGCGACGGGCGTCCAGCCCTCCGCCAAGGATACCAAGGCCGCCTCCGCCGCCGCGTCCCCGCTGGGGCCCAAGGGGCCCGGCGGCCCGCCCCCGCCCTGA
- a CDS encoding fumarylacetoacetate hydrolase family protein: protein MKLVTFLQAGTERIGAVLEDGRILDFAAAEPRLAVDMLTLIRDQEKLLPLARALAAAPPATALLDAASIRLLAPVPRPLSMRDGYAFRQHVATARRNRGLEMIPEFDLFPVTYFTNHLAVTGPGEVVVQDQHLARLDFELEVAVVTGRPLKNATLEEADEAIFGYMVMNDWSARMLQMEEMKLSLGPCKGKDFATSLGPWLVTKDELDLEKTAAGEILHARMTCDVNGHRLSDGNVDSMTWTFAQILQRSSYGIQMHPGEVIGSGTVGTGCLLELNGSQVTDNLWLKAGDEVVLEVAGLGRLVNTVTRVPERLTGVPPHLVGGILPDLYAGSPSGEMGD, encoded by the coding sequence ATGAAGCTGGTGACTTTCCTGCAAGCCGGAACGGAGCGGATCGGGGCCGTCCTGGAGGATGGCCGGATCCTCGATTTCGCCGCCGCGGAACCCCGCCTCGCCGTGGACATGCTCACCCTCATCCGCGACCAGGAGAAGCTACTCCCCCTGGCCCGCGCCCTCGCCGCGGCGCCGCCTGCCACGGCGCTGCTCGACGCGGCCTCCATCCGCCTTCTGGCGCCGGTTCCGCGGCCCCTCTCCATGCGCGACGGCTACGCCTTCCGCCAGCACGTGGCGACCGCCCGCCGCAACCGCGGGCTGGAGATGATCCCCGAGTTCGACCTCTTTCCCGTCACCTACTTCACCAACCACCTGGCCGTGACGGGTCCGGGCGAAGTCGTGGTCCAGGATCAGCACCTCGCGCGCCTGGACTTCGAGCTGGAGGTGGCCGTGGTCACGGGCCGCCCGCTGAAGAACGCCACCCTGGAGGAGGCGGACGAAGCCATCTTCGGGTACATGGTGATGAACGACTGGAGCGCCCGGATGCTTCAGATGGAGGAGATGAAGCTGTCCCTCGGCCCCTGCAAGGGAAAGGACTTCGCCACGAGCCTCGGCCCGTGGCTCGTGACCAAGGATGAACTGGATCTGGAGAAGACCGCCGCGGGCGAGATCCTCCACGCGCGGATGACCTGCGACGTGAATGGACACCGGCTGTCCGACGGGAATGTCGACAGCATGACGTGGACCTTCGCCCAGATCCTCCAGCGCTCCAGCTACGGCATCCAGATGCACCCGGGCGAAGTCATCGGCAGCGGGACCGTCGGAACCGGGTGCCTGCTCGAACTGAACGGCTCCCAGGTCACCGACAACCTGTGGCTCAAAGCCGGGGACGAAGTCGTCCTGGAGGTCGCGGGCCTGGGCCGGCTGGTGAACACCGTCACCCGCGTTCCCGAGCGCCTCACCGGCGTCCCGCCCCACCTCGTGGGCGGCATCCTCCCCGACCTCTACGCCGGCTCGCCCAGCGGCGAGATGGGGGACTGA
- a CDS encoding MBL fold metallo-hydrolase: MRLPSLLACLLVQGAVMAQPPAPSRLAPVRLGRMEVWALQDGRISLEASLLKDIAPADARRMLGGKDAASTPVNAFLVRMPGKTILVDAGMGSVPGEDSGHLEAQLAAAGVAPSEVDLILITHFHFDHVGGLVKPDGTRAFPKATLLVPRSEHRFWFQDPSRLPERLRGRTAILQAKFSPYETAGAFKTFEDGEELAPGLRAVVAHGHTGGHTVYAFASEGRELWCVGDLIHFGAVQFERPEVGVSFDVEGGAAVQIRRELFRRAAQSKTVLAGAHLPALVRIDAKGAGYAAVDVTPTR, encoded by the coding sequence ATGCGCCTTCCTTCGCTGCTCGCGTGTCTTCTCGTCCAGGGAGCCGTCATGGCCCAGCCTCCGGCTCCTTCCCGCCTCGCGCCCGTGCGCCTCGGCCGCATGGAGGTGTGGGCGCTGCAGGATGGGCGGATCTCGCTGGAGGCCTCGCTCCTCAAGGACATCGCTCCGGCCGACGCGCGACGGATGCTGGGCGGGAAGGACGCCGCATCGACGCCGGTGAACGCGTTCCTCGTGCGGATGCCGGGGAAGACGATTCTCGTGGATGCGGGCATGGGCTCCGTCCCGGGCGAGGACTCGGGCCATCTGGAGGCGCAGCTCGCCGCGGCGGGCGTGGCTCCCTCGGAGGTCGACCTGATCCTCATCACGCACTTCCACTTCGATCACGTGGGAGGGCTGGTGAAGCCCGACGGGACCCGCGCCTTTCCCAAGGCGACGCTGCTGGTTCCCCGCAGCGAGCACCGGTTCTGGTTCCAGGATCCCTCCCGCCTTCCGGAGCGCCTGCGGGGAAGGACGGCCATTCTCCAGGCCAAGTTCTCGCCGTACGAAACGGCGGGCGCCTTCAAGACTTTCGAGGACGGCGAGGAACTCGCTCCCGGCCTCCGAGCGGTGGTGGCGCATGGGCACACCGGCGGCCACACCGTCTACGCCTTCGCCTCCGAAGGGCGGGAACTCTGGTGCGTGGGTGACCTGATCCACTTCGGCGCGGTGCAGTTCGAGCGGCCGGAGGTGGGCGTTTCCTTCGACGTGGAGGGCGGGGCCGCGGTCCAGATCCGCCGGGAGCTGTTCCGGAGGGCGGCGCAATCCAAGACGGTCCTCGCGGGCGCCCACCTGCCGGCGCTCGTGCGGATCGACGCCAAGGGCGCGGGCTATGCGGCGGTCGATGTAACCCCGACGCGATAA
- a CDS encoding flavin reductase family protein, with protein sequence MSVRTILPSELDPAATNALLCGGVAPRPIALASTISAEGIRNLSPFSFFNAFGSNPPTVAFSPNRRARDGTVKHTYLNAVATGEFVIAAVSHAMLHPMNVASAEWPDGVDEFPKSGLTPLPARFVKPALVAESPFQMECRLKQVVELGEGPGSGLMLFGEVLAFHVCEDCFRDGILHPDALDLVGRNGGAFYTRASGAAVFQVPKPAGRPLGYDALPDALRRSRILTANDLGQLANSPALPDLAAGAARPGDPADADGLERGIQAALGRGDRDEAWRLAALRVRPTDWA encoded by the coding sequence GTGAGCGTCCGCACGATCCTTCCCTCCGAGCTGGATCCGGCGGCGACCAACGCCCTCCTCTGCGGCGGCGTGGCGCCGCGGCCCATCGCCCTCGCCAGCACCATCTCGGCGGAGGGGATCCGCAACCTGTCACCGTTCAGCTTCTTCAACGCCTTCGGATCGAACCCGCCCACGGTGGCCTTCTCGCCCAACCGGCGGGCGCGGGACGGGACGGTGAAGCACACCTACCTGAACGCCGTGGCCACCGGCGAATTCGTGATCGCCGCGGTGAGCCACGCGATGCTCCATCCCATGAACGTGGCCAGCGCCGAGTGGCCCGACGGCGTGGACGAGTTCCCCAAGAGCGGGCTGACGCCGCTGCCCGCCCGGTTCGTGAAGCCCGCCCTGGTGGCGGAAAGCCCGTTCCAGATGGAGTGCCGGCTGAAGCAGGTGGTGGAGCTGGGCGAAGGCCCCGGATCGGGCCTGATGCTGTTCGGCGAAGTCCTGGCCTTCCACGTGTGCGAGGACTGCTTCCGGGACGGCATCCTCCATCCCGACGCCCTCGACCTGGTGGGCCGGAACGGCGGCGCCTTCTACACCCGCGCCAGCGGGGCCGCGGTGTTCCAGGTACCCAAGCCCGCGGGCCGGCCCCTGGGCTACGACGCCCTGCCGGACGCGCTCCGCCGCAGCCGCATCCTCACCGCCAACGACCTCGGCCAGCTCGCCAACAGCCCCGCCCTGCCCGACCTCGCCGCCGGGGCCGCCCGGCCGGGCGATCCCGCGGATGCCGACGGCTTGGAACGCGGAATTCAGGCGGCGCTGGGCCGGGGCGATCGGGACGAAGCGTGGCGGCTGGCGGCCCTCCGCGTACGCCCCACGGATTGGGCGTGA
- a CDS encoding sensor histidine kinase, with protein MRQEWILRSLARRLTDRWNGALVLLVGGMFCIFRALDSRHPVVLLEWAFPFAAIYLHLALAPLPWQWAAGKQGGGAQLRGLFLAVVFNAAWVAALFFAFRSLRPVPPPPPAWSEGGPSHHAHPRGPDPGWGLGLMNVAFAIVVGWVLAEKERMEARERRTAGLLRQAEAKALQNQLDPHVLYNALSGLSELIREDPLAAEEVITQLADLYRRLTLHGTRERVALGEERRLVEAYLAMEQMRLGDRLRAEWTWPEWADGTPVPPLFLLTLVENAIKHGISPCEAGGDVRIACGRVGERLELMVENTGRPLDPAVPRGVGLSNLEARLRLLADPEAAFDLESRGEWTVARLRWAPEGRA; from the coding sequence GTGCGGCAAGAATGGATCCTGCGATCGCTGGCCCGGCGGCTGACCGACCGCTGGAACGGCGCCCTCGTCCTCCTGGTGGGAGGAATGTTCTGCATCTTCCGCGCCCTGGACAGCCGTCATCCGGTGGTCCTCTTGGAATGGGCGTTCCCCTTCGCGGCGATCTACCTTCACCTCGCCCTGGCGCCGCTGCCTTGGCAGTGGGCCGCGGGCAAGCAGGGCGGCGGCGCGCAGTTGCGGGGGCTGTTCCTGGCGGTGGTGTTCAACGCGGCGTGGGTGGCGGCGCTCTTCTTCGCCTTCCGCAGCCTGCGGCCGGTTCCCCCGCCGCCGCCCGCCTGGTCGGAGGGCGGGCCTTCCCACCACGCGCACCCGCGGGGCCCCGATCCCGGCTGGGGCCTGGGCCTGATGAACGTGGCCTTCGCCATCGTCGTGGGGTGGGTTCTCGCGGAAAAGGAGCGGATGGAGGCCCGGGAGCGCCGGACCGCCGGGCTGCTCCGCCAGGCCGAGGCGAAGGCGCTCCAGAACCAGCTCGATCCGCACGTCCTGTACAACGCCCTGAGCGGCCTGTCGGAGCTGATCCGCGAGGATCCCCTGGCGGCCGAGGAAGTCATCACCCAGCTCGCCGACCTCTACCGGCGGCTCACCCTCCACGGAACGCGGGAGCGGGTGGCCCTGGGCGAGGAGCGCCGCCTGGTGGAGGCCTACCTGGCCATGGAGCAGATGCGGCTGGGGGATCGCCTGCGCGCCGAATGGACGTGGCCCGAGTGGGCCGACGGGACGCCGGTTCCGCCCCTGTTCCTGCTCACCCTGGTGGAGAACGCCATCAAGCACGGCATCAGCCCCTGCGAAGCGGGAGGGGACGTCCGCATCGCCTGCGGGCGGGTCGGCGAGCGCCTCGAACTGATGGTGGAGAACACCGGCCGGCCCCTGGATCCGGCGGTCCCGCGGGGCGTGGGGCTGAGCAATCTGGAGGCCCGCCTGCGGCTGCTGGCGGATCCGGAAGCGGCCTTCGACCTGGAATCCCGGGGAGAATGGACAGTGGCGCGCCTGCGCTGGGCGCCGGAGGGACGGGCATGA
- a CDS encoding proline iminopeptidase-family hydrolase produces MRVLAFLLASAAALGAAPPQPSLRAYFADPAPLKEGGVKLIPIQTPKGTFKVWTKRFGNHPRIKVLLLHGGPGATHEYFEALEGYLPPEGIEFIYYDQLGSAFSDQPKDADLWTAGRFVEEVEQVRKALGLDRSNFYLLGHSWGGILAVEYALKYGANLKGLVISNMMMSIPDYNRYANEVLAKGMDPAVVAEIRALEAKGQYDAPRYMELLGPAFYAKHLCRLPEWPDAVNRGFARLNKEIYVLMQGPSEFGASGRLEAWDRKADLPKLAMPTLVIGAAHDTMDPAHMKWVAGQVKRGTYLHCPDGSHMAMWDDQRTYCEGLVRFLKATDAGGKRP; encoded by the coding sequence ATGCGCGTCCTCGCCTTCCTCCTCGCCTCCGCGGCCGCCCTGGGAGCCGCCCCGCCCCAGCCGTCCCTGCGGGCCTACTTCGCGGATCCCGCGCCCCTGAAGGAAGGCGGCGTGAAGCTGATTCCCATCCAGACGCCGAAGGGGACGTTCAAGGTCTGGACCAAGCGCTTCGGAAATCATCCGCGGATCAAGGTCCTGCTTCTCCACGGCGGGCCGGGCGCGACGCACGAATACTTCGAAGCGCTGGAGGGCTACCTTCCGCCGGAGGGCATCGAGTTCATCTACTACGACCAGCTGGGCAGCGCGTTCTCGGATCAGCCGAAGGATGCGGACCTATGGACGGCGGGGCGCTTCGTGGAGGAAGTCGAGCAGGTGCGGAAGGCCCTCGGCCTCGACCGGTCCAACTTCTACCTGCTGGGCCACTCCTGGGGCGGAATCCTGGCGGTGGAATACGCCCTGAAGTACGGCGCCAACCTCAAGGGGCTCGTCATCTCGAACATGATGATGAGCATCCCCGACTACAACCGCTACGCGAACGAGGTGCTCGCCAAGGGCATGGATCCGGCGGTGGTGGCGGAGATCCGCGCCCTGGAGGCGAAGGGCCAGTACGACGCGCCCCGCTACATGGAACTGCTGGGCCCCGCCTTCTACGCGAAGCACCTCTGCCGGCTTCCGGAGTGGCCCGACGCGGTGAACCGCGGGTTCGCGCGCCTCAACAAGGAGATCTACGTCCTGATGCAGGGGCCCAGCGAATTCGGCGCCTCCGGCCGCCTGGAGGCCTGGGATCGCAAGGCGGACCTGCCGAAGCTCGCCATGCCCACCCTCGTGATCGGCGCCGCCCACGACACCATGGATCCCGCCCACATGAAGTGGGTCGCCGGCCAGGTGAAGCGCGGCACCTACCTTCACTGCCCCGACGGCAGCCACATGGCGATGTGGGACGATCAGCGCACCTACTGCGAGGGCCTCGTCCGCTTCCTCAAGGCGACGGACGCCGGGGGAAAGCGGCCGTGA
- a CDS encoding LytTR family DNA-binding domain-containing protein has product MNGRGLRVLVAEDEALSRKRLVRLLQEAGCSVVNTFADGKSALDWLRHRGEADVLFLDIHMPNVDGLALLKAFGDRIPVVLTTAHSEHAVEAFDAEAVDYLLKPVTASRLERALTRALARRGAAPADPAPAAPAGPLRYPVQAGGGIVLVDLAKTTHFEVDNEVVWAHAGGRLRTPWTALAEVEAAFPGSGLLRVHRHLLVRPEAVIGLKPAPGGRAIIRLLGGAEIEASRGGAPRLRERLGI; this is encoded by the coding sequence ATGAACGGACGGGGCCTGCGGGTGCTGGTGGCCGAGGACGAGGCCCTGAGTCGCAAGCGGCTCGTGCGCCTCCTCCAGGAGGCCGGCTGTTCGGTGGTGAACACCTTCGCCGACGGGAAGAGCGCCCTGGATTGGCTGCGCCACCGGGGCGAGGCGGATGTCCTCTTCCTCGACATCCACATGCCGAACGTCGACGGGCTGGCCCTGCTGAAGGCCTTCGGCGACCGGATCCCCGTGGTGCTGACCACCGCCCACTCCGAACACGCGGTGGAGGCCTTCGACGCCGAAGCGGTGGACTACCTGCTGAAGCCCGTCACCGCCTCGCGCCTGGAGCGGGCCCTCACCCGCGCCTTGGCCCGGCGTGGCGCGGCGCCCGCCGATCCCGCGCCCGCGGCGCCCGCGGGGCCGCTGCGCTATCCGGTGCAGGCGGGTGGGGGCATCGTCCTGGTGGACCTGGCGAAGACCACCCATTTCGAGGTGGACAACGAAGTCGTCTGGGCCCACGCGGGCGGTCGCCTCCGCACGCCGTGGACCGCGCTGGCGGAGGTGGAGGCGGCTTTTCCCGGCTCCGGGCTGCTGCGCGTCCACCGTCACCTGCTGGTGCGCCCCGAGGCGGTGATCGGGCTCAAGCCGGCCCCGGGCGGGCGGGCCATCATCCGCCTGCTGGGCGGCGCGGAGATCGAAGCCAGCCGAGGCGGCGCGCCGCGCCTGCGGGAGCGGCTGGGCATCTGA